A single window of Paenibacillus sp. SYP-B4298 DNA harbors:
- a CDS encoding sucrase ferredoxin → MNDMEDNAQLCSLISQAQGEDPIGSGTMHKRYLFIELPMPWPAAAELNARYPEGLMQIIKHHAKEGRVAKPLALYCPQKRSPEGMVRLFYMQHPGYPCSGFELASYVVPYNQVESLADALIGSEVNPGRLDAYSQWLEVPVAGRRELFVCAHGEHDACCGRFGYPAYEYVQQQYGQRDDVRVWCTTHFGGHRYAPTLIEFPAGRYWANMQQEQLDILVQRHKPAAELYRHYRGWSMIQGVEQVAERELLASFGWEWDRYVKQASQEMGEADEVRVRIEYAPAGEQKLQQYNAIVQTWKTVEIGGCGSSGEAKQYRVLAADSRQPI, encoded by the coding sequence ATGAATGACATGGAAGACAACGCGCAGCTCTGCTCGCTTATCTCTCAGGCTCAAGGAGAGGACCCGATCGGTTCGGGTACAATGCACAAGCGCTATCTGTTCATCGAGCTGCCGATGCCGTGGCCTGCTGCGGCAGAGCTGAATGCCCGGTATCCTGAGGGGCTGATGCAGATCATCAAGCATCATGCCAAGGAGGGGAGGGTGGCGAAGCCGCTGGCGCTGTATTGCCCGCAGAAGCGCTCCCCGGAAGGGATGGTGCGTCTGTTCTACATGCAGCATCCGGGTTACCCGTGCTCTGGCTTCGAGCTGGCAAGCTATGTGGTGCCATATAACCAGGTTGAGAGCCTGGCGGACGCCCTTATCGGCTCTGAGGTGAATCCTGGAAGGCTGGACGCGTATTCCCAATGGCTGGAAGTGCCGGTAGCGGGACGCCGCGAGCTGTTCGTCTGCGCGCATGGCGAGCATGATGCCTGCTGCGGGCGCTTCGGCTATCCTGCCTATGAATATGTACAGCAGCAGTACGGACAGCGGGATGATGTGCGGGTGTGGTGCACGACCCACTTCGGCGGGCATCGTTATGCTCCGACGCTCATCGAGTTCCCGGCGGGCCGATACTGGGCCAATATGCAGCAGGAGCAACTGGATATTCTGGTGCAGCGTCATAAGCCGGCTGCCGAGCTGTACCGTCATTACCGCGGCTGGAGCATGATACAGGGCGTGGAGCAGGTGGCGGAGCGCGAGCTGCTCGCCTCCTTCGGCTGGGAATGGGATCGCTATGTGAAGCAGGCGAGTCAGGAGATGGGCGAAGCGGATGAGGTACGAGTGCGGATTGAATATGCCCCGGCCGGGGAGCAGAAGCTGCAGCAGTATAACGCTATCGTCCAGACCTGGAAGACGGTAGAGATCGGCGGCTGCGGCTCATCTGGCGAGGCGAAGCAGTATCGCGTGCTAGCGGCGGATTCCAGACAGCCTATATAG
- a CDS encoding SDR family NAD(P)-dependent oxidoreductase, translated as MRLAGKIAIVTGAAGGIGYQIAKRFTEEGAAVVLADIDSHGEAAAEQLALAGGRALFCQTDVSDSASVQRLAQFAAAQFGAPDILVNNAAINIPGSILELTEDIWDRTYAVNVKSMFLLSRAVIPGMREKGGGAIINMGSANSYVAEPRLAAYVSSKGAILMLTKAMALDCAVDRIRVNCICPGWVDTAFNDRHAELFGGREEVLKSIDDIHPIGRTIMPVEIAHTALFLASDESSAITGAGIPVDGGYTAK; from the coding sequence ATGAGATTAGCAGGCAAAATTGCAATTGTAACCGGCGCCGCAGGCGGCATCGGCTATCAGATCGCCAAACGGTTTACAGAGGAAGGAGCCGCTGTTGTGCTGGCCGATATTGATTCTCACGGGGAAGCAGCGGCCGAGCAGCTAGCGTTAGCCGGCGGCCGAGCGCTATTCTGCCAGACCGATGTATCGGACAGCGCCTCGGTGCAGCGGCTTGCGCAGTTCGCGGCCGCTCAGTTCGGAGCGCCCGATATTCTGGTCAACAATGCTGCAATCAACATCCCTGGCTCCATCCTCGAACTGACTGAGGACATATGGGATCGCACATATGCAGTCAATGTGAAGTCGATGTTTCTGCTCTCACGGGCGGTCATTCCGGGGATGAGAGAAAAGGGCGGGGGCGCCATCATCAATATGGGCTCGGCCAATAGCTACGTCGCCGAGCCGCGCCTGGCCGCTTATGTGTCCTCGAAGGGGGCGATTCTGATGCTGACCAAGGCGATGGCGCTCGATTGCGCCGTCGACCGCATTCGGGTCAATTGCATCTGTCCGGGCTGGGTGGACACCGCCTTCAACGACCGCCATGCCGAGCTGTTCGGCGGGCGGGAGGAGGTGCTCAAGTCGATCGATGACATTCATCCGATCGGGCGCACAATCATGCCAGTCGAGATCGCCCATACGGCGTTGTTCCTCGCCTCGGACGAGTCCAGCGCCATTACGGGCGCCGGCATTCCGGTGGATGGAGGATATACGGCGAAATAG
- a CDS encoding APC family permease — protein MSNAVPSPALSAETVAATEHVEASQEKSTGYAQELKRTLTFKDLVTFGLITMLPIAPTQVYAIASIESFGMAPLVYLVGVIAMVFTALSYSAMSREFPIAGSAYSYVQRGLNPHVGFLTGWVIILDYLIIPGMLIAFSNLWLSAVLPGVPATLIIVIFAFIITFVNARGISMTRGASYLFLFCQLALIAIFLICGIKYVLIDGHGMGGLSLDPFYQPGKIDLQFIATAASIAVLGFIGFDSISTLSEETKNPTRTVGPSVVASLCLIGLLFLSQSYMASLVHPEYADLDPGMGYFDIMREVGGDALYYAFIIVGVLAVGIANALTVQSAISRVIFSMSRDKLLPGSSLLSKVHPKYKTPANATIFVGSVSVLVALFMSLDLLAKLVNFGAMTTYMLLNLSVVTHFFWRKKHRDLKGFIRYLLCPLIGFGVIAFIWSGFDSTTYLIGFAWMAIGVVLGAIRSKGYKEVPPALGEI, from the coding sequence ATGTCCAATGCTGTCCCATCCCCTGCACTGTCCGCGGAGACGGTTGCTGCCACAGAGCATGTTGAAGCTTCACAGGAAAAAAGCACCGGCTATGCCCAGGAGCTCAAGCGCACGCTGACCTTTAAGGATCTGGTCACATTCGGGCTGATTACGATGCTGCCGATTGCGCCCACGCAGGTCTATGCCATTGCGTCCATCGAGAGCTTCGGTATGGCGCCGCTCGTCTATCTGGTTGGCGTCATCGCGATGGTGTTCACTGCGCTCAGCTATAGCGCGATGAGCCGCGAGTTCCCGATTGCAGGCTCCGCCTACTCCTACGTGCAGCGGGGGCTGAACCCGCATGTCGGCTTTTTGACCGGATGGGTAATCATTTTGGATTATTTAATCATCCCCGGGATGCTGATTGCCTTCTCCAATCTCTGGTTGTCCGCTGTGCTGCCCGGCGTCCCGGCTACATTGATAATCGTCATCTTCGCCTTCATCATCACCTTCGTCAATGCCCGCGGCATCTCGATGACTCGGGGAGCGAGCTACCTGTTTCTGTTCTGCCAGCTCGCGCTCATCGCCATCTTCCTCATCTGCGGCATCAAGTATGTGCTGATCGACGGCCACGGTATGGGCGGTCTGTCGCTCGATCCGTTCTATCAGCCAGGCAAGATTGATCTGCAATTTATCGCGACAGCGGCATCGATCGCTGTACTGGGCTTCATCGGCTTTGACAGCATTAGCACCTTGTCCGAGGAAACTAAAAATCCGACCCGCACGGTTGGCCCTTCTGTCGTTGCAAGTCTCTGTCTGATCGGCCTTCTCTTCCTCAGCCAGTCCTATATGGCTTCGCTTGTCCATCCAGAGTATGCGGATCTTGATCCGGGCATGGGCTATTTCGACATTATGCGCGAGGTCGGAGGGGATGCCTTGTACTATGCATTCATTATCGTAGGTGTTCTTGCGGTCGGCATCGCCAATGCACTGACCGTGCAATCAGCCATCTCCCGCGTCATCTTCTCCATGAGCCGCGACAAGCTGCTGCCCGGCTCCAGCCTGCTCTCCAAAGTGCATCCGAAATATAAAACCCCAGCCAACGCAACGATCTTCGTCGGCTCTGTATCGGTGCTTGTCGCCTTGTTCATGTCGCTGGATCTGCTTGCCAAGCTGGTTAATTTCGGCGCGATGACCACCTATATGCTGCTCAACCTGTCCGTGGTCACCCACTTCTTCTGGCGCAAAAAGCACCGCGATCTGAAAGGCTTCATTCGCTATCTGCTCTGCCCGCTGATCGGCTTTGGCGTCATTGCCTTCATCTGGAGCGGCTTTGATTCGACGACGTATCTGATCGGCTTTGCCTGGATGGCCATCGGCGTCGTATTGGGTGCGATTCGCTCGAAGGGCTACAAGGAAGTGCCGCCGGCACTCGGAGAAATCTAG
- a CDS encoding Glu/Leu/Phe/Val family dehydrogenase has protein sequence MSLLDIMQKDDYEEVHFCQDKSSGLKAIIAIHDTTLGPALGGTRMWTYASEEAALEDVLRLAKGMTYKNAVSGLNLGGGKTVILGNPHTDKSEAMFRAFGRFVQGLNGRYITAEDVGTTVADMDTIYQETEYVTGISPGFGSSGNPSPATAYGVYMGMKAAAKEAFGTDELSGRTVAVQGVGNVAMGLCRHLHEEGARLIVTDIHREAVMNAMEQFGAEAVEPESIYDVDCDIYAPCALGATLNDETLSRLKASVIAGSANNQLQEPRHGEQLHRMGIAYAPDYVINAGGVINIADELNGYNRERAYKKIGEIYQSIARIFDISALENLPTYAAADRLAEERITQLRSVRSTFLQKEHHALSRRRHA, from the coding sequence ATGAGCTTGTTGGACATCATGCAGAAGGATGATTACGAGGAGGTGCATTTCTGCCAGGACAAGTCCTCAGGCTTAAAAGCGATAATCGCGATTCATGATACAACGCTTGGGCCTGCTCTTGGCGGGACGCGGATGTGGACCTATGCATCGGAGGAGGCGGCACTGGAGGATGTGCTGCGCCTGGCAAAAGGGATGACCTACAAAAATGCGGTGTCCGGGCTGAATCTGGGCGGAGGCAAGACGGTTATTCTTGGCAACCCTCATACCGACAAGAGCGAGGCGATGTTTCGCGCCTTTGGCCGATTTGTACAAGGACTGAACGGTCGTTACATTACGGCCGAGGATGTCGGAACGACCGTTGCCGATATGGATACGATCTATCAGGAGACGGAGTATGTAACAGGCATTTCCCCCGGCTTCGGTTCCTCAGGCAACCCGTCCCCTGCGACGGCATACGGGGTGTACATGGGCATGAAGGCGGCAGCGAAGGAGGCGTTCGGCACAGACGAGCTATCCGGCAGGACGGTGGCTGTACAGGGCGTCGGCAATGTTGCAATGGGGTTATGCCGTCATCTGCATGAGGAGGGAGCACGCCTTATCGTTACCGATATTCACCGTGAGGCTGTGATGAATGCGATGGAGCAGTTCGGCGCGGAGGCGGTAGAGCCAGAGAGCATCTATGATGTCGACTGCGACATCTATGCGCCTTGCGCGCTTGGCGCGACACTGAATGATGAGACCCTTTCCCGGCTCAAGGCGAGTGTCATCGCAGGCTCTGCAAACAATCAACTGCAGGAGCCGCGGCATGGCGAGCAACTGCACCGAATGGGTATTGCCTATGCACCCGATTATGTCATTAATGCGGGCGGCGTCATTAATATCGCTGATGAGTTGAACGGCTACAATCGGGAGCGGGCGTACAAGAAGATCGGCGAAATCTATCAGAGCATTGCCCGCATCTTCGATATATCGGCACTGGAGAACCTTCCGACCTATGCGGCGGCCGATCGGCTGGCTGAGGAACGCATCACACAGTTACGCAGCGTTCGCTCGACGTTCCTGCAGAAGGAGCACCATGCATTGAGCCGCAGGCGCCATGCCTGA
- a CDS encoding MFS transporter, translating into MHTITIRVQDRPGVLARISELLAGHGCNINSLRVRPERRPGVSRMRIITSVDEERLGVLVSTMGGLQDVLEVRAAADRAATGYWLVAYGLFATILGLNLATPLYAIYREQWALSPAMVALLFAAYAFVVIPAIVCFGQLSDRSGPRAILAGGAAVSLTASICLATAGGVYALLAARALQGLAVGMFNGVAVAALTLLHPSADRHRAALLAAIAVTCGNALSPLLSGMLAEWAPYPLQLPYALHAVLMLPAVVGLLLLRLRAPASGKGRDGVAVSAQTACAEAVAVGANADSAGAAGAAKPGARDADDAGVAGQPPSAAGPGLTPPELGYIVEAAPATLRAATAPRSAGVLHWPRVPRAIRGPFYTASASSFIAWAAASLFMSLIPSYMNEWVGRASYVLAGITAAIVLGVSAVSQALLGRLPLWRMATVGFAFLLAGFGVLWTSMLFSSPLLLVCSALLVGLGHGPLYAGSLASVNALAPGEARGDMVSFFYVGTYLGVALPVLGLGYAAQQLTLLHAVELFLAALAGLSLLVWLRWRKYDEWRSPT; encoded by the coding sequence GTGCATACAATAACAATTCGGGTTCAAGACAGACCCGGGGTATTAGCTCGCATCTCGGAGCTGTTGGCCGGGCATGGCTGTAATATCAACAGCCTGCGGGTGCGTCCTGAGCGCCGTCCCGGGGTGTCGCGCATGCGAATCATCACCTCGGTGGATGAGGAACGGTTGGGCGTGCTGGTCAGCACCATGGGCGGGCTGCAGGATGTGCTGGAGGTTCGTGCGGCTGCCGACAGGGCGGCAACGGGGTACTGGCTGGTGGCCTACGGATTGTTCGCCACCATACTGGGCTTGAATCTGGCGACACCGCTCTATGCCATATACAGAGAGCAATGGGCGCTCTCCCCGGCTATGGTTGCGCTGCTGTTCGCAGCCTATGCCTTCGTCGTTATCCCTGCAATCGTATGCTTCGGACAGTTATCCGATCGGAGTGGACCGCGTGCCATATTGGCCGGTGGCGCGGCGGTCTCGTTGACCGCCTCGATCTGCCTGGCGACAGCGGGCGGCGTATATGCACTGCTGGCGGCACGGGCGCTGCAGGGGCTGGCGGTCGGCATGTTCAACGGTGTGGCCGTGGCGGCGTTGACGCTGCTGCATCCATCAGCGGACCGGCATCGTGCCGCGCTGCTGGCGGCGATCGCGGTTACCTGCGGCAATGCGCTGTCGCCGCTGCTGTCCGGCATGCTGGCCGAGTGGGCGCCGTATCCGCTGCAACTGCCCTATGCGCTGCACGCCGTGCTCATGCTGCCGGCGGTGGTCGGGCTGTTGCTGCTGCGCTTGCGCGCCCCGGCCAGCGGCAAGGGCCGAGACGGCGTGGCTGTGTCCGCCCAGACGGCTTGTGCCGAGGCGGTTGCGGTCGGCGCGAACGCGGATTCGGCGGGAGCAGCAGGAGCGGCAAAGCCAGGAGCCCGCGATGCTGACGATGCTGGCGTCGCAGGGCAGCCGCCGTCTGCGGCTGGCCCCGGCTTAACGCCGCCCGAACTCGGCTACATTGTTGAGGCGGCTCCAGCCACCCTGCGAGCCGCCACCGCTCCGCGTTCCGCGGGCGTGCTTCACTGGCCACGAGTGCCTCGCGCCATTCGAGGGCCGTTCTATACGGCCTCGGCGTCTTCCTTTATCGCTTGGGCGGCGGCCAGTCTGTTCATGTCGCTGATTCCATCTTACATGAATGAATGGGTTGGTCGCGCTAGCTATGTGCTGGCAGGAATCACGGCTGCGATTGTGCTGGGCGTATCCGCAGTCAGCCAAGCGCTGCTCGGGCGCTTACCGCTATGGCGGATGGCAACAGTGGGCTTTGCCTTTTTGCTCGCCGGATTTGGCGTCTTGTGGACGAGCATGCTGTTCTCTTCCCCGCTGCTGCTGGTCTGCTCGGCGCTGCTGGTCGGGCTGGGACACGGCCCGTTGTATGCGGGCAGCCTCGCCTCGGTAAACGCACTGGCGCCAGGGGAAGCGCGAGGGGATATGGTTTCCTTTTTCTATGTAGGCACGTATCTGGGGGTAGCTCTGCCGGTGCTGGGGCTGGGCTATGCGGCGCAGCAACTGACGCTGCTCCATGCGGTCGAGCTGTTCCTGGCGGCGCTGGCGGGCTTGTCGCTGCTCGTATGGCTGCGGTGGAGAAAATATGATGAATGGAGGAGCCCGACATGA
- a CDS encoding ACT domain-containing protein: MVKKEQRTMTIRLLRQGDALLRVTGLLARRSIALDELVLCPDEEQGLWSMTLRANADEAEWRQLEQRLLKLVDVLQVEAS, from the coding sequence ATGGTGAAAAAAGAGCAGCGGACTATGACGATCCGGCTGCTGCGGCAGGGCGATGCGTTGCTGCGCGTTACAGGGCTGCTCGCGCGGCGAAGTATAGCGCTGGATGAGCTGGTGCTTTGCCCGGATGAGGAGCAGGGACTGTGGAGCATGACATTGCGTGCAAATGCTGACGAGGCGGAGTGGAGACAACTGGAGCAGCGGCTGCTCAAGCTGGTGGATGTGCTGCAAGTCGAGGCAAGCTGA
- a CDS encoding NAD-dependent succinate-semialdehyde dehydrogenase, protein MENWNYNWIGGARAVSQATIEVLNPATGECIGHIPDLAEDQVLGAIDAAVTAQPGWAAQTARARAGYLEDWAARLLSDRERLARLLSVEQGKPLAEALGEIEGTADIIRWYAEEAKRAYGEIIPASNPGQQLLVYKEPIGVVALITPMNFPAATVARKVAPALAAGCTLVLKPAETTAMVAIAVFEHLHQTGLPGGVANLVTGDPARLGRLLMADPRIRKVSFTGSTAVGKKLMEQAAATVKKVSLELGGNSPVIVFQDADLEQAAQLIVGNKFENCGQVCNGINLIYVHREVYDELADRLRVRIQELRTGAGLEPGVDVGPLINERALRKVERLVGEALSSGAVALAGGARLTDGEYARGIFYAPTLLGGVTREMDIAHEEIFGPVAPLIVFDSEEEVVAAANDTRYGLAAYVFTQNFARIHRLIRELHSGNIGVNGTSLAYTQAPFGGVKESGVGREGGRQGLEEFMAIKYVALTTG, encoded by the coding sequence ATGGAGAATTGGAATTATAACTGGATCGGCGGCGCGCGCGCCGTCTCGCAAGCGACAATCGAGGTACTCAATCCGGCTACGGGCGAATGTATCGGGCACATTCCCGATCTGGCGGAGGATCAGGTACTGGGGGCGATCGATGCGGCTGTAACTGCGCAGCCCGGATGGGCCGCGCAGACGGCACGCGCCAGAGCGGGCTATCTGGAGGACTGGGCCGCGAGATTGCTGTCTGACCGGGAGCGATTGGCCCGGCTGCTGTCTGTCGAGCAGGGCAAGCCGCTGGCGGAGGCGCTCGGTGAGATCGAGGGCACAGCCGATATTATCCGTTGGTATGCGGAGGAGGCCAAGAGAGCCTATGGCGAGATTATCCCCGCATCCAATCCCGGGCAGCAGTTGCTGGTCTACAAGGAGCCGATCGGCGTGGTGGCGTTGATTACGCCGATGAATTTTCCGGCGGCTACGGTGGCTCGCAAGGTAGCCCCGGCGCTGGCGGCGGGCTGTACGCTGGTGCTCAAGCCGGCGGAGACGACCGCGATGGTGGCGATCGCCGTCTTCGAGCATCTGCATCAGACAGGGCTGCCTGGCGGTGTGGCCAATCTGGTCACAGGCGATCCTGCGCGGCTCGGACGGCTGCTGATGGCTGACCCGCGCATTCGCAAGGTATCATTTACCGGCTCGACTGCCGTAGGCAAAAAGCTGATGGAGCAGGCCGCGGCGACAGTCAAAAAGGTATCGTTGGAGCTTGGCGGAAATTCGCCGGTGATTGTCTTCCAGGATGCTGATCTGGAGCAGGCCGCACAGTTGATTGTCGGCAACAAGTTCGAGAATTGCGGGCAGGTGTGCAACGGCATCAATCTTATCTATGTTCATCGCGAGGTGTACGACGAGTTGGCAGACAGGCTGCGGGTACGCATTCAGGAGCTGCGAACGGGAGCTGGGCTGGAGCCGGGAGTTGATGTCGGACCGCTTATTAATGAGCGCGCGCTTCGCAAGGTTGAGCGGCTAGTCGGCGAGGCGCTCAGCAGCGGGGCGGTGGCGCTGGCAGGCGGAGCGCGTCTCACGGACGGCGAGTACGCACGGGGCATCTTCTATGCGCCGACGCTGCTGGGCGGTGTAACACGGGAGATGGATATTGCGCATGAGGAAATTTTCGGTCCGGTCGCGCCGCTCATCGTCTTCGATAGCGAGGAGGAGGTGGTCGCGGCGGCTAATGATACACGCTATGGGCTCGCCGCGTATGTCTTCACCCAGAACTTTGCGCGCATCCACCGGCTGATCCGGGAGCTTCATAGCGGCAATATCGGCGTGAACGGCACATCGCTCGCCTATACGCAGGCTCCGTTCGGCGGGGTGAAGGAGAGCGGTGTCGGTCGTGAGGGCGGCCGACAGGGACTAGAGGAATTTATGGCGATTAAATATGTTGCGCTGACGACGGGGTGA
- a CDS encoding glutamine synthetase family protein — protein MARLSIEELHQLASAGEITSVIVAGVDMQGKLFGKRVPAAYFVEEAQEGIHMCALNLAWDVSLIFGAFDYCNWETGVHDMKAVPDLSTLRPYPWSPKTALVLADLHDKQGADIPLAPRNMLKAQIAKADAMGLAAFAASEIEFYLFKETAESVREKNYMNLTPLFPYPVDYSIFRLTVDHWFLDQLMTNLEAAGVPIEAVKGEWGNGQIELNVRYAEALEMADRTAIYKNGIKEMAALNQLMATFMAKQDTNDSGSSGHTHISLWDKQGNNVLFDPMAEHGLSETGRHFLGGMMALAPEMMIFYAPYVNSYKRLSDFGSGAPNTVSWGIDNRSTSFRFDGKGKSCRFENRVPGADANHYLVLTAMLASGLYGIEHKIEPPQPVRGNAGAMELPQLPTNLYDACRLLERSEIVRELLGAEVVTHYLQAVHQELAEYFRTVTDWERRKYFEFI, from the coding sequence ATGGCCAGATTGAGTATAGAAGAGCTTCACCAGTTGGCGAGTGCGGGAGAGATCACTTCGGTCATTGTGGCGGGAGTGGATATGCAGGGCAAGCTGTTCGGCAAGCGGGTGCCGGCAGCGTATTTCGTAGAGGAGGCTCAGGAAGGCATTCATATGTGCGCCTTGAATCTGGCCTGGGATGTCAGTCTGATCTTCGGCGCATTCGACTACTGCAACTGGGAGACCGGAGTGCATGATATGAAGGCAGTGCCGGATCTGTCGACGCTGCGTCCGTATCCGTGGTCGCCGAAGACGGCGCTCGTGCTCGCTGATCTGCATGATAAGCAAGGGGCGGATATTCCGCTGGCGCCTCGCAATATGCTCAAGGCTCAGATTGCCAAGGCCGATGCGATGGGCCTTGCGGCATTCGCGGCCTCGGAGATCGAATTCTATCTGTTCAAGGAAACGGCGGAGTCGGTACGGGAGAAGAACTATATGAATCTGACCCCGCTATTCCCGTACCCGGTCGATTACTCGATTTTTCGCCTCACCGTCGATCATTGGTTTCTGGATCAGTTGATGACGAATCTGGAGGCGGCCGGTGTGCCGATCGAAGCGGTCAAGGGAGAATGGGGCAACGGCCAGATCGAGCTGAATGTCCGCTATGCCGAGGCGCTGGAGATGGCGGATCGGACGGCGATCTACAAGAACGGCATTAAGGAGATGGCGGCGCTTAATCAACTCATGGCGACCTTCATGGCGAAGCAGGATACGAACGACTCTGGAAGCAGCGGACATACGCATATCAGTCTATGGGACAAGCAGGGGAACAACGTGCTCTTTGATCCGATGGCGGAGCATGGCTTGTCCGAGACGGGGCGCCACTTTCTCGGGGGAATGATGGCGCTCGCTCCGGAGATGATGATCTTCTACGCTCCATATGTCAATTCATACAAGCGGCTAAGCGACTTCGGCTCCGGCGCGCCCAATACGGTGAGTTGGGGGATTGATAACCGCAGCACCTCCTTCCGCTTTGACGGCAAGGGCAAGTCATGCCGCTTCGAGAATCGGGTGCCTGGCGCAGACGCCAATCATTACCTGGTGTTGACGGCTATGCTTGCTTCCGGCCTGTACGGCATAGAGCATAAGATCGAGCCGCCGCAGCCGGTCAGGGGCAATGCCGGGGCAATGGAGCTGCCGCAGCTCCCGACCAATCTGTATGATGCATGCAGGCTGCTGGAGCGAAGCGAGATCGTGCGCGAACTGCTCGGCGCAGAGGTGGTGACCCACTACCTGCAGGCCGTGCATCAGGAGCTGGCGGAATATTTCCGCACGGTTACGGATTGGGAGCGGCGCAAATATTTCGAGTTCATCTAG
- a CDS encoding SDR family NAD(P)-dependent oxidoreductase: MRYENKVVIVTGAGSGNGRSIALRFLEEGAKVVAADLNLAGAEETVSLAADPSRGLAFKADVTSKQDVEQMVAAAIETFGGLDVLVNNAGIVAFTPFLELSEEEWDKVHNVNLKAPFLCSQAAAKVMIESKTAGRIINITSVEAHRIVSSSGHCQPHYNSSKGGLNLLTKAVALELAPYGITVNSVAPGVVATPFTEKGLQNPEVKQWVLDRVPVGRVAVPDDIANAVLFLAQPESEYITGTTVFVDGGWTIA; encoded by the coding sequence ATGAGATATGAGAATAAGGTTGTTATCGTGACAGGAGCAGGCTCAGGCAACGGGCGTTCGATTGCGCTGCGATTTTTGGAGGAGGGGGCAAAGGTTGTAGCCGCTGATCTAAATCTGGCGGGAGCGGAGGAGACCGTATCGCTGGCTGCTGACCCTTCCCGGGGGCTGGCGTTCAAGGCCGATGTGACAAGCAAGCAGGATGTGGAGCAGATGGTGGCAGCGGCGATTGAGACGTTCGGCGGCCTGGATGTGCTGGTCAACAATGCGGGCATCGTGGCCTTCACCCCATTCCTGGAGCTGTCCGAGGAGGAGTGGGATAAGGTGCATAATGTGAACCTGAAGGCGCCATTCCTCTGCTCGCAGGCGGCGGCCAAGGTGATGATCGAGTCGAAAACCGCGGGCCGGATTATTAATATTACCTCCGTGGAGGCGCACCGGATTGTTTCCAGCAGCGGGCATTGTCAGCCGCACTACAATTCATCCAAGGGAGGGCTGAACCTGCTGACGAAGGCGGTAGCGCTAGAGCTGGCTCCTTACGGAATCACGGTCAACAGTGTTGCGCCGGGTGTAGTGGCCACTCCCTTTACTGAAAAAGGCTTGCAAAACCCCGAGGTGAAGCAGTGGGTGCTGGATCGCGTTCCAGTCGGCCGGGTGGCCGTTCCTGACGATATAGCCAATGCTGTACTGTTTTTGGCGCAGCCTGAGTCGGAATATATTACAGGCACAACCGTCTTTGTTGATGGCGGGTGGACGATCGCCTAG
- a CDS encoding M20 family metallopeptidase encodes MVRNVDTQSIVELASELIRFGCIEAERINRCAQYCRQWLADRGVDCELIEHEGLLSVVASVGEGDPVIVLNGHLDVVPGALEDYEPHVADGKLYGRGSYDMLGAVASMMVLMAELVKSPPPCKVMLALVPDEESGGELGTAHLVRLGFVGNIAICGEPTNLNIAVQAKGILQLVVEVPGVAAHGSRPWLGTNAIMEAMERFWAIASLHYFQESTPFFHQPSLNLAKIQAGQVFNQVPDCCTLGIDIRYLPGQCPESLVAAIRQAVGEAQVRVHFHGPPVDTKADDKLVARLGICAGTRFFGQDGSADTRFYAERGIPAVEFGPSGANHHGPGEYVDIASLAEYTRILHAFILQAKDDEA; translated from the coding sequence TTGGTTAGAAACGTGGATACACAGAGCATTGTGGAGCTGGCTAGCGAGCTGATCCGCTTCGGCTGCATCGAAGCGGAGCGTATCAACCGCTGTGCTCAATATTGCCGGCAATGGCTGGCTGACCGCGGCGTAGACTGCGAGCTGATTGAACATGAAGGCTTGCTCAGTGTAGTCGCTTCCGTAGGGGAGGGCGATCCGGTCATCGTATTGAACGGTCATCTGGATGTGGTGCCTGGAGCACTGGAGGATTATGAGCCTCATGTGGCGGACGGAAAGCTGTATGGCCGCGGCAGCTATGATATGCTTGGCGCAGTCGCCAGCATGATGGTGCTTATGGCTGAGCTGGTGAAGTCGCCGCCGCCGTGCAAGGTCATGCTGGCGCTGGTGCCGGATGAGGAGAGCGGCGGCGAGCTTGGAACGGCTCATTTGGTCAGGCTGGGGTTTGTCGGGAATATTGCGATCTGCGGAGAGCCGACCAATCTGAATATTGCCGTACAGGCCAAGGGCATTCTGCAGCTTGTTGTCGAGGTTCCGGGCGTGGCCGCACATGGAAGCCGTCCATGGCTCGGGACGAACGCTATCATGGAGGCGATGGAGCGGTTCTGGGCGATTGCATCGCTTCACTATTTCCAGGAGAGCACGCCGTTTTTTCATCAGCCATCGTTGAACCTGGCCAAAATTCAGGCGGGTCAGGTATTTAACCAAGTGCCGGACTGCTGCACGCTCGGCATCGACATCCGCTATCTGCCGGGACAGTGCCCGGAGTCGCTCGTGGCGGCGATCCGTCAGGCAGTGGGCGAGGCGCAGGTGCGCGTTCATTTCCATGGCCCGCCAGTCGATACGAAGGCGGATGATAAGCTTGTCGCCAGGCTGGGCATATGTGCAGGCACCCGCTTCTTCGGTCAGGATGGCTCCGCGGATACCCGCTTCTATGCCGAGCGCGGCATTCCGGCAGTCGAATTCGGGCCGAGCGGTGCGAACCATCATGGGCCGGGCGAATATGTGGACATTGCATCATTAGCGGAGTACACGCGAATCTTGCATGCATTTATATTACAAGCAAAGGATGATGAAGCATGA